From Manihot esculenta cultivar AM560-2 chromosome 18, M.esculenta_v8, whole genome shotgun sequence:
ATGGATTGTTTTGCATTACTTCAATAAAATCAAGCTGATAAATTACCATATCAAATTCTCACTGTCAAGCTAGATGTTTCAGCATTCAATTATTAAAGTAGGTTATAATTGTGTGTATTTTCAGTAAATAGACTGATATACAATTCTGAACAAGTTAGATCATTAAAATTGATGAAAGTAAAAATTACAATGGCattcatttcaaatttaaatgagaACAATTACATGGAAATCTAATATATTACAGAATACTCCCCACTTTGCTGACATTCCGAGAGCCAGTTCCTATGCATAAGGTTAAGATTCCAGCTAATAGCCACAAATTTTTAACATAGGAATAGTCAGCTGGACGAAGCTAGCAGCCAATTTTCTtgggataatttaaattttttaaaatctcaatAAACTATTATTCGTTGGTATTCATAGATTTAATCTAGTGGTAAATACATCTGAAGGTAAGTACACCTGAATAAATCTGAGAGGTGTCAAATTTTACTCTCCCAATCTAAAATTctcaattcaaaaaaaaaaaatagaaaaaaattattatccgtTAGAACAGTTATTTCATACCTGGTGCTACAGAATGAAGCCAGAACAGATCGTCCACAAAACCTTTAATAACATGAATCTACCTGAATCCATGGTCTATTCTCATCATAACCACACGGAACATTCAAGAAATGACCACTTCTATAACCAAAAGAACATGTATACTCGTGACCAGCCAGAGAAACAAGTATGCCACTGCATAAATTATAGAATCTATTtgatattcaaattaaaataccGAGTGTACAAGCATAGGGAAGTCACTTACTTCCATTTCTCCCCATAAAAAAATTACACCAAATTTTGAGGGATATCAAGATCAGGGACCCTAATTACTCAAACAGGGTAGCGAGAGAAAAAGAAGCTCTAGATCAAATCATAAGTAAGGCATCACCTCCTAACAGGTGGCACAGCACCTCTTCCAGGTGCTGCACGCCCAGCAGCTTGAGCCTGCACAATAAGATGAGATCAAGTTAGGTAGCATTCAATCTCACAGGTTGAAGTATGCCTATTTCTTACACATGAAAATCAGATCCTTCTGCATTGATTTTCCCAGAGTACAGAGGTATTTTGGACTTAGAAGACTTAAAAGATGAGAGAACAAGGAAACCCCTAAACTAAAAGAATCCAAAAGGTAAAAGAACTTACTTTTGCACGCATCGCAACAGATCTACCCCTGCCAACTCCCAGGGATGTGCTCTTACCCTTGGAGAAGATAACAAGTAGATAAATCAGAAGTCATATGATAAAtatagatttggaagagggggagagagagagggggaACACTTGCAGTGGAAGCATACCTTGATTCTAGCATCCAGGCGCTTGAACATAGGAGCATTCTTTAGCATATCTGGTATTACCATGAACCTATAAAATTTCGCATCAATTTCAAATATCAACCAATAGGCCGCAAATATTCAACAAAAATGCACAGTAAGGTATTCTAATAAAAGACATGGTTAGATACCTGACTTTGCTGCCTCTAATAAAAACATGCTCAAGCTGTGACACCTTTCCATCCTGTGGAAAAGAACAGCAACTGGAATATGATTAAGATGAAATAAAGATAAACCAATAAATCAGGCTCAATCCAAAAGCATTCAAAGGCAAATGTAGGAACAACTTTCTTTTATCTGAACATCTGTAAATAATGAATGTCCCAGTCAGAGCCAAAAAACAAAAACAGATGTTCAAAGAGAAAAGATTAATTTAACGACAATATTGCACTGAGCATAAGCAGGTAGCTAAGTCAGAAAACATATCTACCTCCTTCAAGCATGTATTTAATATATCCATCCATATCAAAATAGGCATTGTCATTTTTACCTTAGTTACCAACTAAATCACTTGAAAGCATAGCTGCTACAGAAATTCCCAGGTCTAAAGTTAATAACCAAAGTTAGATGCATAAATCATCATGAGAGATTTCAGTCAACAAGAAAATTGGGAACTCAAGCCTCCAACCCAGTACAATTCAGGTCTAAATGGACAGATAATATGAAACCAGTGGGCAAAATAAACAAtgatcaaataaaga
This genomic window contains:
- the LOC110605768 gene encoding small nuclear ribonucleoprotein SmD3b isoform X2, producing MHIQDLQQFRFITGRLLNLCVVFLHPSSCCSFPQDGKVSQLEHVFIRGSKVRFMVIPDMLKNAPMFKRLDARIKGKSTSLGVGRGRSVAMRAKAQAAGRAAPGRGAVPPVRR
- the LOC110605768 gene encoding small nuclear ribonucleoprotein SmD3b isoform X1; the protein is MSRSLGIPVKLLHEASGHIVTVELKSGELYRGSMVECEDNWNCQLENITYTAKDGKVSQLEHVFIRGSKVRFMVIPDMLKNAPMFKRLDARIKGKSTSLGVGRGRSVAMRAKAQAAGRAAPGRGAVPPVRR